The following coding sequences are from one Thamnophis elegans isolate rThaEle1 chromosome 5, rThaEle1.pri, whole genome shotgun sequence window:
- the LOC116509484 gene encoding signal-regulatory protein beta-1-like, with protein sequence MAVLRSSSTILGPFQLWFLLLVQQVAGSSLQKIVGGRPNSNPEAVTITAGKTLILTCILTQGYVPSSVEWYKDLGNDQKIIYRESDKFSRWERFVPGSPADFSVRLKNIGPEDSGTYCCSMVKEIPQGRKDIRAKTVVSVIAHPSQPLLRGPSNNITVGSQVSFNCSAKEFPSQEITVVWLKDREEIQPAKIDVLNYTTNRGIRYGVESTVDIFLRQEDMGSVLSCRVQHSSLEDSLQQDLLLGEVVRGSTQNSPTMLWIALFLNKIAVLLLVSFLFLMKVCKCSCARNRSRAR encoded by the exons ATGGCTGTCTTGAGGTCCTCCTCCACAATCCTGGGTCCATTTCAACTGTGGTTCCTCCTGCTGGTGCAACAGGTGGCGGGGAGTTCACTTCAGAAAATAG TTGGTGGGCGCCCCAATTCGAATCCAGAAGCTGTGACAATCACAGCAGGCAAGACCCTCATTCTCACGTGTATCCTGACCCAGGGCTACGTGCCATCAAGCGTCGAATGGTACAAAGACTTGGGCAATGACCAGAAGATAATTTACAGGGAAAGTGACAAGTTTTCTCGTTGGGAGAGGTTCGTCCCGGGATCGCCAGCTGACTTCAGTGTCAGGCTGAAGAACATCGGCCCCGAAGACAGCGGGACTTACTGCTGCTCGATGGTCAAGGAAATTCCCCAAGGCAGAAAAGATATCAGAGCAAAAACAGTGGTCTCTGTGATTG CCCATCCATCCCAGCCTTTGCTTCGTGGCCCTTCAAACAACATCACGGTGGGGTCCCAGGTTTCTTTCAATTGTTCTGCAAAAGAATTCCCTTCCCAAGAAATCACAGTCGTCTGGTTGAAGGATAGGGAAGAAATACAGCCTGCCAAGATCGACGTCCTGAATTATACTACAAACCGTGGCATCCGGTACGGCGTGGAGAGCACGGTGGACATCTTTCTCAGACAAGAAGATATGGGGTCAGTGTTGTCATGCCGGGTTCAACACAGCTCCTTGGAGGACTCCTTACAACAGGACCTTCTACTCGGTGAAGTCGTAAGAG GCTCAACACAGAATTCCCCCACTATGCTCTGGATTGCACTTTTTCTGAACAAAATAGCCGTCCTTCTTCTcgtctctttcctcttcctcatgAAAGTGTGCAAGTGCAGTTGTGCAAGAAATCGCTCCAGAGCGAGATAG